Proteins from one Thermobifida alba genomic window:
- a CDS encoding glycerophosphotransferase, whose product MNLTQLIQRLGTGTLVLLALLGVGYLALFAGTFTLSVWLFALGAVLVYGADAFVQATSHDLGRYLTQFRLGGTTRALLRQLLVVGFIGLLASPSTTGFWWMVGGAAALFTLQIGYDLMLRKLRRIRQLPVVTRNIDLGPLRIPDGPPNWLARNGMNRVLLLDAPLVAGGIGFAVTDHPGYAAAGALLSAAALLVSAAVLAPFLLSSRRIPGPARVLKFVQAWLNEYRPEVIVYFSGSADSAYQINMWLDSVAKLPRRSLIVLRERAVAANLGVTAIPVLCVPKANDLMALDFEPAGVCLYPANTGKNIHMLRNPKLKHVFIGHGDSDKVASINPYSKVYDEVWTAGQAGRDRYRIAQVGVRDDEIVEVGRPQLGPIHTGPTGNRIRTVLYAPTWEGWTDDPGNTSLMAAGPTLIAKLLEVPGIRVLYKPHPFTGIRDPRARTAHHRITALINEANQRAGHGSGSEQARRRLAQLEKRLAQVETFDERVDEAQRSRDNGRLDPALIEELGRITEEWHQIYWADQGEARHLVIQGPRPSLYSCFNQSDLLISDISSVVADFIFSGKPYAITNCVGIPDEQFRIENPTAGAAYLLRPDGTGLEQALEAMEAPLSDAFAEERRTLKTYLLGPDEPDSQTRFARAVDDLYERARAAVARRADSSVAM is encoded by the coding sequence GTGAACCTGACACAACTGATCCAACGGCTGGGCACGGGCACCCTGGTGCTGCTCGCCCTGCTGGGCGTCGGCTACCTCGCGCTGTTCGCGGGGACCTTCACCCTGTCGGTGTGGCTGTTCGCCCTGGGCGCGGTCCTCGTCTACGGCGCCGACGCGTTCGTCCAGGCCACCAGCCACGACCTCGGCCGGTACCTGACCCAGTTCCGGCTGGGCGGCACGACGCGGGCGCTGCTGCGGCAACTGCTCGTGGTGGGCTTCATCGGCCTGCTGGCCTCTCCCTCCACCACGGGCTTCTGGTGGATGGTCGGCGGCGCCGCGGCGCTGTTCACCCTCCAGATCGGCTACGACCTGATGCTGCGCAAGCTGCGCCGCATCCGGCAGCTGCCCGTGGTCACCCGCAACATCGACCTGGGGCCGCTGCGGATCCCCGACGGTCCGCCGAACTGGCTGGCCCGCAACGGGATGAACCGGGTCCTGCTGCTGGACGCCCCCCTGGTCGCCGGAGGCATCGGCTTCGCGGTGACCGACCACCCCGGCTACGCCGCCGCCGGCGCGCTGCTGTCGGCCGCGGCCCTGCTGGTCTCGGCCGCCGTGCTGGCGCCGTTCCTGCTCAGCTCGCGCCGCATCCCCGGCCCGGCCAGGGTGCTGAAGTTCGTGCAGGCGTGGCTGAACGAGTACCGGCCCGAGGTGATCGTGTACTTCTCGGGGTCGGCCGACTCGGCCTACCAGATCAACATGTGGCTGGACTCCGTGGCCAAGCTCCCCCGCCGCTCCCTCATCGTGCTGCGGGAACGCGCCGTGGCGGCGAACCTGGGGGTGACCGCCATCCCGGTGCTGTGCGTGCCCAAGGCCAACGACCTCATGGCGCTGGACTTCGAGCCGGCCGGAGTCTGCCTGTACCCGGCCAACACCGGCAAGAACATCCACATGCTGCGCAACCCCAAGCTCAAGCACGTGTTCATCGGACACGGCGACAGCGACAAGGTGGCCAGCATCAACCCCTACAGCAAGGTCTACGACGAGGTCTGGACCGCCGGGCAGGCCGGACGCGACCGCTACCGCATCGCCCAGGTCGGGGTGCGCGACGACGAGATCGTGGAGGTGGGCCGCCCCCAACTGGGGCCCATCCACACCGGTCCCACCGGCAACCGGATCCGGACCGTGCTGTACGCGCCCACCTGGGAGGGGTGGACCGACGACCCGGGCAACACCTCGCTGATGGCGGCCGGCCCCACCCTGATCGCCAAACTGCTGGAGGTGCCGGGCATCAGGGTGCTGTACAAGCCGCACCCCTTCACCGGCATCCGCGACCCGCGGGCCCGTACCGCGCACCACCGCATCACCGCCCTGATCAACGAAGCCAACCAGCGCGCGGGCCACGGCTCCGGTTCCGAACAGGCCCGGCGCCGACTCGCCCAACTGGAGAAGCGGCTCGCCCAGGTGGAGACCTTCGACGAGCGGGTGGACGAGGCCCAGCGCTCCCGGGACAACGGCCGCCTGGACCCGGCCCTGATCGAGGAGCTCGGGCGGATCACCGAGGAGTGGCACCAGATCTACTGGGCCGACCAGGGCGAGGCCCGGCACCTGGTCATCCAGGGGCCGCGCCCCAGCCTGTACTCCTGCTTCAACCAGAGCGACCTGTTGATCAGCGACATCTCCAGCGTCGTCGCCGACTTCATCTTCAGCGGCAAGCCCTACGCGATCACCAACTGCGTGGGAATCCCCGATGAACAGTTCCGGATCGAAAACCCCACCGCCGGGGCGGCCTACCTGCTGCGTCCCGACGGCACCGGTCTGGAGCAGGCCCTGGAGGCGATGGAGGCCCCCCTGTCCGACGCTTTCGCCGAGGAGCGGCGCACGTTGAAGACCTACCTGCTCGGCCCGGACGAGCCGGACTCCCAGACCCGGTTCGCGCGGGCGGTCGACGACCTCTACGAGCGGGCCCGCGCGGCCGTGGCCCGGCGTGCGGACTCCTCCGTGGCGATGTGA
- a CDS encoding polysaccharide pyruvyl transferase family protein produces MKRILIRSGKSPFDVVSPEKVIQHNIIGTNAGNLIFSDAVHKMLYTEGAEITSNRFVVDPSAADRINEEYDVFVVPLANAFRPSFERHLRTLTELIERLTIPVVVFGVGAQSGLDYNPERLAPLERTVKRFAAAVLDRSPSIGVRGEFTESYLNSLGFTDVDVIGCPSMFLNGTDLWVEKKAERLDRDSKIAINASRSALGAGDIGGIVQTNCERYPNLLYIAQELKDLELLYWGDASEWDGRYSPMPVHRTHPLFQQNRVRLYYDPVTWINTLSDYEFAFGTRIHGNIAALLAGTPSVVLCHDSRTLELCRYFDIPHRRISELDADVDPADLYAEADYDALVKGHRERFDRIVAFMDKHGLDHVFRPDRDNGAAFEARMREIEFPPGVQAWGDDDSELVQRLGRLREDTRELRKQQAVSERRIAELTKQLQALEKRVDKEVKRLRTLERDLRNSPYRRVRRVVGRSVRRIVGSRRS; encoded by the coding sequence ATGAAAAGAATCCTGATCCGCTCGGGAAAGAGCCCGTTCGACGTCGTGTCCCCCGAGAAGGTGATCCAGCACAACATCATCGGGACCAACGCTGGAAACCTGATCTTCAGTGACGCGGTGCACAAGATGCTCTACACCGAGGGCGCGGAGATCACCTCCAACCGGTTCGTCGTGGACCCCTCCGCCGCCGACCGCATCAACGAGGAGTACGATGTCTTCGTGGTGCCGCTGGCGAACGCGTTCCGTCCCTCGTTCGAAAGGCACCTGCGCACCCTGACCGAGCTCATCGAACGGCTCACCATCCCGGTGGTCGTCTTCGGGGTCGGCGCGCAGAGCGGCCTCGACTACAACCCCGAGCGGCTCGCGCCACTGGAGCGGACCGTGAAGAGGTTCGCGGCCGCGGTCCTGGACCGCTCCCCCTCGATCGGGGTCCGCGGCGAGTTCACCGAGAGCTACCTCAACAGCCTCGGTTTCACCGACGTCGACGTCATCGGCTGCCCGTCGATGTTCCTCAACGGCACGGACCTGTGGGTCGAGAAGAAGGCCGAGCGGCTCGACCGGGACTCCAAGATCGCGATCAACGCCTCCCGCAGCGCCCTGGGAGCGGGCGACATCGGTGGAATCGTCCAGACCAACTGCGAGCGCTACCCCAACCTGCTCTACATCGCACAGGAACTGAAGGACCTGGAACTCCTCTACTGGGGTGACGCCTCGGAGTGGGACGGCCGGTACAGTCCCATGCCGGTGCACCGTACCCACCCCCTGTTCCAGCAGAACCGGGTCCGCCTCTACTACGACCCGGTGACCTGGATCAACACCCTGAGCGACTACGAATTCGCGTTCGGCACGCGCATCCACGGAAACATCGCGGCCCTGCTCGCGGGGACGCCGAGCGTCGTGCTGTGCCACGACTCGCGCACCCTCGAACTGTGCCGCTACTTCGACATCCCGCACCGGCGGATCAGCGAGCTGGACGCCGACGTGGACCCGGCCGACCTGTACGCGGAGGCCGACTACGACGCCCTGGTCAAGGGGCACCGGGAACGGTTCGACCGCATCGTCGCCTTCATGGACAAGCACGGGCTGGACCACGTCTTCCGGCCCGACCGGGACAACGGGGCCGCCTTCGAGGCCAGGATGCGCGAGATCGAGTTCCCGCCGGGCGTCCAGGCCTGGGGGGACGACGACAGCGAACTCGTGCAACGCCTGGGCAGGCTCCGGGAGGACACCAGGGAGCTCAGGAAGCAGCAGGCCGTGTCGGAGCGGCGCATCGCCGAACTGACCAAGCAGCTCCAGGCGCTGGAGAAGCGCGTGGACAAGGAGGTCAAGCGGCTGCGGACGCTGGAGCGGGACCTGCGCAACTCGCCGTACCGCCGGGTGCGGCGGGTGGTGGGGCGCTCCGTCCGCCGCATCGTCGGCAGCCGACGCTCGTAG
- a CDS encoding glycosyltransferase family 4 protein, which produces MSPPGRRPRPASARDPVLEEISFLCSGSTMKIAYLIHNIYGIGGTNRTVINQASALRHRHDVEIVSVFRHRDHPVLPIPPGVTVTSLVDTRLPPGEGVGVQGRRLHEGEERAGLPPEVFPREETRQRQYSLLTDDRLRDYLAGTDADVVVGTRPGLIVSLVRLAPDRIVKVGQEHLTHDMHPERLMAVMSDVYRGLDALVTVTEADARQYRERMDLPGVRVLAIPNSVPAPAIRRAAGTDPKTVVAAGRIEAIKRFDLLIDAFARVAPQHPDWTLRIYGDGAELPALRRQVARLGLGDAVLLMGPHPRIEEAWALGSFAAVTSARESFGMTIVEAMRAGLPVLSTACPLGPPEIIRDGVDGLLVANGDVAAVAEGLDRMMGDDAARTRMARNALHGSARFDPETIARRHEELFHELAGRPLPPASPPPPASATVVECTAAASATGSTTLRFARPPHRVLLRAGSAETALAVEEDGTVTVDPEDPRLSPGAWSVHRVDGDSVSPVPASLIDLRAYPLDPASVKRLSLAVPTRDPANRLGVVVRRAKPHAEVEAVAGDGSSLTLTGTLLGDSGLPDARLRLVRRGPAPAERLLPCPVGPDGAFTASIPVADLLLGERSAPEETWDLELVPHADSPGVRIGRHLDGVLGHDRTVSYPAVEVEGTDHGDVHVRPVFDAEEALTIEVRDTGTDARAAAAAGPVEATARLESFAWEGSRLRLRLGVGLASGGAAPVLGRAGEAWHWLGPDGAPAGPDMRWLRPHNRIEVELRNRRRPHRRAAFHTEVRTVGEPDRTGGSGTPRFEVTAVVDLAAADGGRLTKGQWDVVVRVRYFGVEAETAVREHTAEAEEQRRPACYAAATFADAFWSPDGALTVSVNGGLSFLHRALRRPADCRILDRPGHAELVVPLALALTGEVPLHLEARRQDGDTSLLPAVLGEEDGQTVLRARMAREDVSRPGLVRLRAVHGTRKGSLGLVLRTGPVEQRAFLRSPHGRVRLTDVALLDGSLQITGEHPNGALLSEGLRMAVVLVERESGRELRFPVSSLDAASFTAAVPLSGPAPDAGPCDGVFDVFAVFTASGLDTRVRVGADRSPSVRTDPLLRLVPHGAGRRLAVAYFTRPHGNLSLEVGAVRHAPASAVRVESAAWRTGDTLRITAVPTVGEDLPRAAVLRATAEGAAPLEAPARVEEADGTVRITAELSLGVPGPRTAELVWDLSLVLVHADGTRYGTALRPDPQIPHSRTIRGLRAFTFRPVTGRAGARLAVRVRPVALLRSALRRVLR; this is translated from the coding sequence GTGTCGCCGCCCGGCCGCAGACCCCGCCCGGCCAGCGCCCGCGACCCGGTTCTCGAAGAGATCTCCTTCCTCTGCTCCGGGAGCACGATGAAGATCGCCTACCTGATCCACAACATCTACGGAATCGGCGGGACCAATCGAACGGTCATCAACCAGGCGTCGGCCCTGCGGCACCGACACGACGTCGAGATCGTGTCGGTGTTCCGCCACCGCGACCACCCGGTCCTCCCCATTCCTCCGGGAGTCACGGTGACCAGCCTCGTCGACACCCGACTCCCTCCCGGCGAGGGAGTGGGCGTCCAGGGACGGCGGCTGCACGAAGGAGAGGAGCGCGCGGGACTGCCCCCGGAGGTCTTCCCCCGGGAGGAGACCCGCCAGCGGCAGTACAGCCTGCTCACCGACGACCGGCTGCGCGACTACCTGGCCGGTACCGACGCCGACGTGGTGGTCGGCACCCGTCCCGGACTGATCGTCTCGCTGGTGCGGCTGGCCCCCGACCGCATCGTCAAGGTCGGACAGGAGCACCTGACCCACGACATGCACCCCGAGCGGCTCATGGCGGTCATGAGCGACGTCTACCGGGGACTGGACGCCCTCGTGACCGTGACGGAGGCCGACGCGCGGCAGTACCGGGAACGCATGGACCTGCCCGGGGTCCGCGTCCTCGCCATTCCCAACAGCGTTCCCGCCCCGGCGATCCGCCGCGCTGCCGGGACCGACCCGAAAACGGTCGTGGCCGCCGGACGCATCGAGGCGATCAAACGGTTCGACCTGCTCATCGACGCCTTCGCCCGGGTGGCCCCGCAACACCCCGACTGGACCCTGCGCATCTACGGCGACGGCGCCGAACTCCCGGCCCTGCGGCGGCAGGTCGCCCGCCTCGGACTGGGCGACGCCGTCCTGCTCATGGGCCCCCACCCCCGCATCGAGGAGGCCTGGGCGCTCGGCTCCTTCGCGGCCGTCACCTCCGCCAGGGAGTCGTTCGGCATGACCATCGTCGAAGCCATGCGCGCGGGACTGCCGGTGCTGAGCACGGCCTGCCCCCTGGGCCCGCCGGAGATCATCCGGGACGGGGTGGACGGACTCCTGGTCGCCAACGGCGACGTCGCCGCGGTGGCCGAGGGACTCGACCGGATGATGGGCGACGACGCCGCGCGGACCAGGATGGCGCGCAACGCGCTGCACGGCTCCGCACGGTTCGACCCCGAGACGATCGCCCGCCGCCACGAGGAGCTCTTCCACGAACTGGCCGGCCGACCGCTGCCGCCCGCGTCCCCGCCGCCCCCCGCCTCCGCAACCGTCGTGGAGTGCACCGCCGCGGCCTCCGCCACGGGCTCCACCACGCTGCGGTTCGCCCGGCCGCCCCACCGGGTGCTGCTGCGCGCCGGCTCCGCCGAGACGGCCCTGGCCGTCGAGGAGGACGGCACCGTCACCGTCGACCCGGAGGACCCGCGGCTGTCCCCCGGAGCCTGGAGCGTGCACCGCGTCGACGGGGACTCCGTCTCCCCCGTCCCCGCCTCCCTCATCGACCTGCGCGCCTACCCGCTGGACCCGGCCTCCGTGAAACGCCTGTCCCTGGCCGTGCCCACCCGCGACCCCGCGAACCGGCTCGGCGTCGTGGTCCGCCGCGCAAAACCGCACGCCGAGGTGGAGGCGGTGGCAGGCGACGGCTCCTCCCTCACCCTCACCGGCACGCTCCTGGGCGACTCCGGCCTGCCCGACGCCCGGCTGCGCCTGGTCCGGCGCGGTCCGGCCCCGGCGGAGCGCCTCCTGCCGTGCCCGGTCGGCCCCGACGGCGCGTTCACCGCCTCGATCCCGGTGGCCGACCTCCTGCTGGGCGAACGGAGCGCTCCCGAGGAGACCTGGGACCTGGAACTGGTACCCCACGCGGACTCCCCCGGCGTCAGGATCGGCCGCCACCTGGACGGCGTCCTGGGGCACGACCGGACCGTCTCCTACCCCGCGGTGGAGGTCGAGGGCACCGACCACGGCGACGTCCACGTCCGCCCGGTCTTCGACGCCGAGGAGGCCCTGACGATCGAGGTCCGCGACACGGGCACCGACGCCCGCGCCGCCGCGGCCGCGGGACCGGTGGAGGCCACCGCCCGCCTGGAGTCCTTCGCCTGGGAGGGGTCGCGGCTGCGACTGCGCCTCGGCGTCGGCCTGGCCTCCGGGGGAGCCGCCCCCGTCCTGGGACGCGCAGGGGAGGCGTGGCACTGGCTGGGCCCCGACGGCGCCCCGGCCGGACCGGACATGCGCTGGCTGCGTCCGCACAACCGGATCGAGGTGGAACTGCGCAACCGCCGGCGGCCCCACCGCCGGGCGGCGTTCCACACCGAGGTGCGCACGGTCGGCGAACCCGACCGCACCGGCGGCAGCGGCACCCCCCGGTTCGAGGTGACCGCCGTGGTGGACCTGGCGGCCGCCGACGGCGGCCGGCTCACCAAAGGGCAGTGGGACGTCGTCGTCCGGGTGCGCTATTTCGGCGTCGAGGCCGAAACCGCCGTCCGGGAGCACACCGCCGAGGCGGAGGAGCAGCGCCGCCCCGCCTGCTACGCCGCCGCGACCTTCGCCGACGCCTTCTGGTCCCCCGACGGCGCCCTCACCGTGTCGGTCAACGGCGGCCTGTCCTTCCTGCACCGGGCCCTCCGCCGCCCCGCGGACTGCCGGATCCTCGACCGCCCCGGCCACGCGGAACTCGTCGTCCCCCTGGCGCTGGCCCTCACCGGCGAGGTCCCGCTGCACCTTGAGGCGCGCCGGCAGGACGGCGACACGTCCCTCCTGCCGGCGGTGCTCGGCGAGGAGGACGGGCAGACGGTGCTGCGCGCCCGGATGGCCCGGGAGGACGTCTCCCGCCCCGGCCTGGTCCGACTGCGCGCGGTCCACGGCACCAGGAAGGGCTCCCTCGGGCTGGTGCTGCGCACCGGCCCGGTGGAGCAGCGGGCCTTCCTGCGCTCCCCGCACGGCAGGGTGCGGTTGACGGACGTGGCCCTGCTCGACGGTTCGCTGCAGATCACGGGGGAGCATCCGAACGGGGCGCTGCTGTCCGAGGGGCTGAGGATGGCGGTGGTGCTGGTGGAGCGGGAGAGCGGGCGGGAGCTCCGCTTCCCGGTGTCCTCGCTCGACGCCGCCTCCTTCACCGCGGCGGTCCCGCTGTCCGGTCCGGCCCCCGACGCCGGGCCGTGTGACGGCGTCTTCGACGTCTTCGCGGTCTTCACGGCGTCCGGTCTCGACACCCGGGTGCGCGTCGGCGCCGACCGCTCCCCCTCGGTCCGCACGGACCCCCTGCTGCGGCTCGTCCCCCACGGCGCCGGGCGGCGGCTGGCGGTCGCCTACTTCACCCGGCCGCACGGCAACCTGAGCCTGGAGGTCGGCGCGGTCCGGCACGCTCCCGCCTCGGCGGTGCGGGTGGAGTCGGCCGCGTGGCGGACGGGGGACACCCTGCGGATCACGGCGGTGCCGACGGTCGGCGAGGACCTCCCCCGCGCCGCGGTGCTGCGTGCCACCGCCGAGGGCGCGGCGCCGCTGGAGGCCCCCGCCCGCGTCGAGGAGGCCGACGGGACCGTCCGGATCACCGCCGAACTGTCCCTCGGCGTCCCCGGTCCCCGAACCGCCGAACTGGTCTGGGACCTCTCCCTGGTCCTCGTCCACGCCGACGGCACGCGGTACGGGACCGCGCTGCGGCCCGACCCGCAGATTCCGCACTCCCGCACGATCAGGGGGCTGCGGGCGTTCACGTTCCGCCCCGTCACGGGCCGGGCCGGCGCCCGGCTCGCGGTCCGGGTCAGACCGGTGGCACTGCTGCGGTCCGCGCTGCGGCGCGTCCTGCGCTGA
- a CDS encoding glycosyltransferase family 2 protein yields the protein MTSPPDVSVVIAAYNAMPYLVKCVESVLEQSIGVERLEIIAVDDGSTDGTGEELDRFAARCPTMRVIHQENSGGPAQPRNVGLDLATGRYVFFLDADDWLGTEALERMVATADANGSDVVLGKMVGVGGRTVPVSMFRRNQPRTTVFDSNVYWALGPTKLFRRTLLEDLGLRFDPRLTVGQDQPFTATAYLNASVVSVVADYDCYYAVRRDDGGNNTSRPDGALRRLPFLRAVFDLLTREVEAGPKRDRLLRRHFQSDQREFLTHLLAETDPEQRAAVFEEFRGFVRAWCTEEVQRGMPAADRLRLWLIRSGRLDETLEVMRHTLEDRATPTVVEKGRVYGAYPYFRDPDVSAPDEVFDITGELAVRHHLSEVSWSGSRLRLRGHAAVDRLGGLDDGSELVLRERESGAEHRLPVTRTAAEPDAPRTGGEDAPAGFTAVVDPARAAAGAPLPRGLWDVFLNVVVRGVAKEARIGSQRSPEVPAGRQHRVVRPLDGLVTTYYTNPHGNLTLDVGGVKHPPPAAEVTAARWAPQERATLLLSGSVDVVGPLRLRATDGDGRTVDLPVETAEDGSFTCALRLGDEEVLPFGTWSLALRPDAEGAAAPLLALQGTLPAAGRRWWRRARPVYAKVRGTRKEVLLTVAPVHLGAAVRRAVGLR from the coding sequence GTGACCTCCCCACCCGACGTCAGTGTCGTCATCGCCGCCTACAACGCGATGCCCTACCTGGTCAAGTGCGTCGAGTCCGTCCTTGAGCAGTCGATCGGCGTCGAACGGCTGGAGATCATCGCGGTCGACGACGGGTCCACCGACGGCACCGGCGAGGAGCTCGACCGCTTCGCCGCACGGTGCCCGACCATGCGGGTGATCCACCAGGAGAACTCGGGCGGCCCCGCCCAGCCGCGCAACGTCGGCCTGGACCTGGCCACCGGCCGCTACGTGTTCTTCCTGGACGCCGACGACTGGCTCGGCACCGAGGCGCTGGAGCGCATGGTCGCCACGGCCGACGCCAACGGCTCCGACGTGGTCCTCGGCAAGATGGTCGGGGTCGGCGGACGGACCGTGCCCGTCTCCATGTTCCGCCGCAACCAGCCGAGGACCACCGTGTTCGACTCCAACGTCTACTGGGCGCTGGGGCCGACGAAACTCTTCCGCCGGACGCTCCTCGAAGACCTCGGACTCCGTTTCGACCCCCGCCTCACCGTGGGGCAGGACCAGCCGTTCACCGCCACCGCCTACCTCAACGCCTCGGTGGTCTCGGTGGTGGCCGACTACGACTGCTACTACGCCGTCCGGCGGGACGACGGCGGCAACAACACCTCCCGCCCCGACGGAGCGCTGCGGCGGCTCCCCTTCCTGCGGGCCGTGTTCGACCTGCTCACCCGAGAGGTCGAGGCGGGACCGAAGCGGGACCGGCTGCTGCGCCGCCACTTCCAGAGCGACCAGCGCGAGTTCCTCACCCACCTGCTCGCGGAGACCGACCCCGAGCAGCGGGCCGCGGTGTTCGAGGAGTTCCGCGGCTTCGTGCGCGCCTGGTGCACCGAGGAGGTCCAGCGCGGCATGCCCGCCGCGGACCGGTTGCGGCTGTGGCTCATCCGCTCCGGACGCCTCGACGAGACCCTGGAGGTCATGCGGCACACCCTGGAGGACCGCGCGACCCCGACGGTCGTCGAGAAGGGACGGGTGTACGGCGCCTACCCGTACTTCCGGGACCCCGACGTGTCCGCCCCCGACGAGGTCTTCGACATCACCGGCGAACTGGCCGTCCGCCACCACCTGAGCGAGGTCTCCTGGAGCGGTTCCCGGCTCCGGCTGCGCGGACACGCCGCCGTCGACCGGCTCGGCGGCCTGGACGACGGCAGTGAACTGGTGCTGCGGGAACGGGAGAGCGGAGCCGAGCACCGCCTGCCGGTCACCCGGACCGCGGCGGAGCCGGACGCGCCGCGCACCGGCGGGGAGGATGCCCCCGCGGGGTTCACGGCGGTGGTCGACCCGGCCCGCGCCGCCGCCGGCGCACCGCTTCCCCGGGGCCTGTGGGACGTCTTCCTGAACGTGGTGGTGCGGGGCGTGGCCAAGGAGGCCCGCATCGGATCGCAGCGTTCCCCGGAGGTCCCCGCGGGCCGGCAGCACCGGGTCGTCCGCCCCCTCGACGGCCTCGTCACCACCTACTACACCAACCCGCACGGCAACCTCACCCTCGACGTGGGCGGCGTCAAGCACCCGCCGCCCGCCGCCGAGGTCACCGCCGCGCGGTGGGCGCCGCAGGAGAGGGCCACGCTCCTGCTCAGCGGTTCGGTCGACGTCGTCGGCCCGCTCCGGCTCCGGGCGACCGACGGGGACGGCCGGACCGTGGACCTTCCCGTCGAGACCGCCGAGGACGGCTCGTTCACCTGCGCGCTGCGCCTGGGCGACGAGGAGGTCCTGCCCTTCGGCACGTGGTCGCTGGCCCTCCGGCCGGACGCCGAGGGCGCCGCGGCCCCCCTGCTGGCGCTGCAGGGAACACTGCCCGCGGCGGGGCGGCGCTGGTGGCGGCGGGCCCGCCCGGTCTACGCCAAGGTGCGGGGAACCAGGAAGGAGGTCCTGCTGACGGTGGCCCCGGTCCACCTGGGCGCCGCGGTGCGCAGGGCCGTCGGACTGCGCTGA